The proteins below are encoded in one region of Methanosarcina barkeri 3:
- a CDS encoding transcriptional regulator, giving the protein MTDDSPVNLTEKEYSIIDMLQSLGLPRTEATAIVCLKDCNELRSLNIELVSGLRQPEVSVAMRPLRERGWVEERSEKKNKGKGRPVKYYQLTLPFPQIVKTLEDEFLKDNKEKMIALKRLRELETTFQN; this is encoded by the coding sequence ATGACCGACGATTCTCCAGTTAATTTAACCGAAAAAGAGTATTCAATAATTGACATGCTCCAGAGCCTGGGACTCCCGAGGACAGAGGCAACCGCGATCGTATGTCTAAAAGACTGTAATGAGCTCAGATCCCTTAATATTGAACTTGTATCAGGGCTTAGACAACCTGAAGTAAGCGTAGCCATGCGCCCCCTGCGTGAAAGAGGCTGGGTAGAAGAAAGGTCTGAAAAAAAGAATAAAGGAAAAGGCAGACCCGTAAAGTACTACCAGTTAACTTTGCCCTTCCCGCAGATTGTAAAAACCCTTGAAGACGAATTTTTAAAAGATAACAAAGAAAAAATGATTGCATTAAAAAGGCTTCGAGAACTGGAGACAACATTTCAAAATTAA
- a CDS encoding alternate F1F0 ATPase, F1 subunit alpha, producing MEPKNLKDIFDNVFTEIHKVRESVTPSLTPKEVGRILTVSTGIANVSGLPTVGFDELIKFPGDLFGIAFNVDEKEIGTVLLGEYSHLHAGDQVERTRRVMDVAVGEELLGRVIDPLGRPLDNRGPVVSSKRLPIERPSPAIMDRSPVTVPLQTGIKVIDALIPIGRGQRELILGDRQTGKTAIAIDTILNQRNFNVLCVYCAIGQRASAVARAVANLRERGAMDYTVVVVTEGNDPSGLIYIAPYAATSIAEYFMRAGRDVLIVYDDLTNHARAYRELSLLLRRPPGREAYPGDIFYIHSRLLERSTHLLKELGGGSLTALPIIETEAQNISAYIPTNLISITDGQIYLSPSLFELGVLPAVDVGKSVSRVGGKAQLAAYRAVAGDLKLAYSQFEELEAFTRFGARLDENTRKLIEHGRRIRALLKQPQNSPVPVPDQIVILVALNAKLFDNVPLDKMGEAESSLRKAVPDIPEDVRNRFKGDKELSDKDRETILDIARKALEPYQPKPESESKPEAKTKEKTEPETQTEEKPESETQTKGKPESETKTEEKPESETKIEKKPESETKTKSKPESEATKEKVAKSET from the coding sequence ATGGAACCTAAAAATCTTAAGGATATTTTTGATAACGTTTTCACCGAAATACATAAGGTCAGAGAATCAGTAACTCCCTCGCTCACTCCAAAGGAGGTGGGCAGAATTTTGACAGTTTCTACAGGTATCGCAAATGTATCTGGCCTTCCTACTGTAGGTTTCGATGAACTTATAAAGTTTCCAGGGGATTTGTTTGGAATCGCGTTTAATGTTGATGAAAAAGAAATAGGTACCGTTCTACTGGGTGAATACTCACATCTCCATGCCGGAGATCAGGTTGAACGCACTCGGCGGGTTATGGATGTTGCTGTAGGTGAAGAACTTCTCGGACGAGTCATTGACCCGTTAGGTCGTCCTCTTGATAACAGAGGTCCAGTAGTTTCAAGTAAGCGCTTACCCATCGAACGTCCAAGTCCGGCAATTATGGACCGATCTCCTGTTACCGTGCCTCTCCAGACCGGTATCAAAGTTATTGATGCATTAATCCCAATAGGACGCGGCCAGAGAGAATTGATTTTAGGGGACCGCCAGACTGGAAAAACTGCAATCGCAATCGATACTATTCTCAACCAGCGTAATTTTAATGTCCTGTGTGTTTATTGTGCCATTGGTCAGCGCGCATCCGCAGTTGCCAGAGCAGTGGCAAACTTACGGGAAAGGGGTGCAATGGATTACACGGTTGTTGTTGTAACTGAAGGCAACGACCCATCAGGACTAATTTATATTGCTCCTTATGCTGCGACCAGTATTGCAGAGTATTTTATGAGAGCAGGCCGAGATGTGCTGATTGTTTACGACGACCTGACCAATCATGCACGCGCGTATAGAGAACTTTCATTACTACTTCGTCGTCCTCCGGGAAGAGAAGCATACCCTGGCGATATATTTTATATTCACTCACGACTGCTGGAGCGGTCCACGCACCTGCTCAAAGAACTTGGTGGCGGCTCACTTACTGCCCTTCCCATTATCGAAACCGAAGCGCAGAACATTTCCGCATATATTCCAACTAACCTGATTTCAATTACGGACGGGCAAATTTACCTATCACCTTCGCTTTTTGAGTTGGGTGTGCTGCCTGCAGTCGATGTTGGTAAATCTGTCTCTCGAGTAGGCGGTAAAGCGCAGCTTGCTGCTTATAGAGCAGTGGCCGGAGACCTCAAGCTTGCTTATTCACAATTTGAAGAACTCGAAGCATTTACCCGATTCGGCGCAAGGCTAGATGAAAATACACGAAAACTTATTGAGCATGGAAGGCGGATCCGTGCCCTACTGAAGCAGCCTCAAAACTCTCCTGTGCCCGTACCGGATCAGATCGTTATCCTTGTTGCATTGAACGCAAAACTCTTCGACAATGTGCCACTTGACAAAATGGGAGAAGCTGAAAGCTCCCTGCGCAAGGCAGTACCGGATATTCCCGAAGATGTGCGCAATCGGTTCAAAGGCGATAAAGAATTGAGCGACAAGGACCGTGAAACTATCCTCGATATCGCTCGCAAAGCACTGGAACCTTACCAGCCAAAACCTGAATCCGAATCCAAACCGGAAGCTAAAACTAAGGAAAAAACCGAGCCAGAAACCCAAACTGAGGAAAAACCCGAGTCTGAGACTCAAACTAAAGGTAAACCTGAATCAGAAACCAAAACTGAAGAAAAACCTGAATCAGAAACCAAAATTGAAAAAAAACCTGAATCAGAAACCAAAACTAAAAGTAAACCTGAATCAGAAGCTACTAAAGAAAAAGTGGCTAAATCAGAGACTTAA
- a CDS encoding PPC domain-containing DNA-binding protein — protein MEYAKGRIGRVFTVRIDYGDDLILELIKLAELEHIESAVFVLLGALKEAKFVVGPKENVTPPEPVWFGFDDAHEILGIGNIFLMDGKPKIHLHAGAGRGDNVKLGCLRGESEVFMVVEAFVFELEGFSARRIADEEQGFAPVVFEQVSDLK, from the coding sequence ATGGAATATGCAAAAGGAAGAATAGGCAGAGTATTTACCGTAAGGATCGATTATGGAGATGACCTGATTCTTGAACTAATTAAACTTGCTGAACTGGAGCACATCGAATCTGCTGTTTTTGTGCTGTTGGGCGCATTAAAAGAAGCAAAGTTTGTCGTAGGCCCGAAAGAAAATGTAACCCCTCCGGAACCTGTATGGTTTGGCTTTGATGATGCACATGAAATTCTTGGAATTGGAAACATTTTTTTAATGGACGGAAAGCCTAAGATCCATCTGCATGCAGGCGCAGGCAGAGGAGACAATGTAAAACTGGGGTGTTTGAGAGGAGAGAGCGAAGTTTTTATGGTAGTTGAGGCTTTTGTCTTCGAACTCGAGGGATTTTCTGCCAGAAGAATTGCAGATGAGGAACAGGGTTTTGCTCCTGTAGTTTTTGAGCAGGTTTCGGATCTGAAATGA
- the eno gene encoding phosphopyruvate hydratase has product MSYIGLQQDSGEYKIQKIHAREILDSRGNPTVEVDVFTPKGFGRAGVPSGASTGTNEALELRDADPNRYGGKGVLTAVKNVNTIIQKELLGLDVRNQREIDELMIELDETDNKSNLGANAILGVSMAVAKAAADSLNVPLYRYLGGSNAFTLPVPTMNVLNGGKHAGNDLAIQEFMIQPKGAETFYEALQMGAEIYHVLGKILEKKYGRSSTNVGYEGGYAPKMSESTEALDALVQAIEEAGYTDTEVTIGLDAAASEFYEDETYTIDGKKLSAPELMDYYVELVNSYPILSIEDPFYEEAFEDFEALTNELWDTIIVGDDLFVTNIERLSKGVDMGAANALLLKVNQIGSLSEAFDAANMASRNGYTVIVSHRSAETEDTTIADISVAIGAEMIKTGAPARGERTAKYNQLLRIEEDLGEVAHYVQL; this is encoded by the coding sequence ATGTCGTATATCGGTCTACAGCAGGATTCTGGAGAATATAAGATCCAAAAGATACACGCTCGGGAGATCCTGGATTCAAGGGGAAATCCCACTGTTGAAGTTGATGTGTTTACGCCGAAAGGATTTGGCAGAGCCGGTGTTCCTTCAGGGGCTTCTACTGGTACGAACGAGGCCCTTGAACTGCGGGATGCAGACCCCAATAGATACGGAGGAAAAGGAGTTCTCACTGCAGTAAAGAATGTGAACACCATTATCCAGAAGGAATTGCTGGGGCTTGATGTGCGAAACCAGCGAGAAATCGATGAGCTGATGATCGAGCTCGATGAGACCGATAACAAATCAAACCTGGGGGCAAATGCAATTCTTGGGGTATCCATGGCCGTTGCAAAAGCTGCTGCGGATTCTCTGAATGTTCCTCTTTACCGCTATTTAGGAGGCTCAAATGCGTTTACTCTTCCGGTGCCCACAATGAATGTCCTTAACGGGGGCAAGCATGCAGGCAACGATCTTGCAATTCAGGAGTTCATGATTCAGCCCAAAGGCGCAGAAACCTTTTATGAAGCTCTCCAGATGGGTGCCGAAATCTATCATGTTCTTGGAAAAATACTGGAAAAAAAATACGGTCGGTCTTCCACTAATGTGGGCTATGAAGGAGGATATGCCCCTAAGATGAGCGAGTCAACCGAAGCCCTTGATGCCCTTGTCCAGGCTATTGAGGAAGCAGGTTATACTGACACCGAGGTTACAATCGGGCTTGATGCTGCAGCCTCCGAGTTTTACGAAGACGAGACATACACAATTGACGGAAAGAAACTCTCTGCTCCGGAACTGATGGACTACTATGTTGAACTTGTGAACTCCTATCCTATCCTTTCCATTGAAGATCCATTCTATGAGGAAGCCTTTGAGGACTTCGAAGCCCTGACCAATGAGCTCTGGGACACGATTATTGTCGGTGACGACCTCTTTGTTACAAACATTGAGAGGCTTTCTAAAGGCGTTGACATGGGAGCAGCAAATGCACTTCTCTTAAAGGTCAACCAGATCGGATCCCTTTCCGAAGCTTTTGATGCTGCAAATATGGCTTCCAGAAACGGCTATACCGTAATAGTAAGCCACCGCTCTGCCGAAACCGAAGACACAACAATTGCAGACATTTCAGTAGCTATCGGAGCTGAAATGATCAAGACCGGAGCTCCGGCCCGTGGAGAAAGGACTGCTAAATACAACCAGCTTCTTAGAATAGAGGAAGACCTGGGTGAGGTTGCACATTACGTGCAGCTCTAA
- a CDS encoding F0F1 ATP synthase subunit gamma, with amino-acid sequence MTETTQSLSTKIDRAKDLQSVVRTMKALAASNIGQYEKSVSALSDYYHTVELGLGLCFRKIALMPAVQEGKTQKNTRLIGAVIFGSDQGLVGQFNDIITDYAVKELKALPGKAQVWAVGERVYSRLEDEDLPLVGLYNVPNSVKAITPLIAQILVENEKLRSQDEDAELYLYYNRHKTRVTYEPVSQRLLPFDETWRDDLVKLSWPTENLLPEVMGDIKETLRALISEYLFVSLFRACAESLASENASRLAAMQRADKNIDDLLDNLSGEYYRVRQSGIDEELFEVVSGFEALSRSHRSIQ; translated from the coding sequence ATGACTGAAACCACTCAGAGTCTGAGCACAAAGATTGATAGAGCAAAAGATCTTCAGTCTGTTGTCCGTACGATGAAAGCACTGGCAGCCTCGAATATAGGGCAATATGAAAAATCAGTGAGTGCGTTATCCGATTATTATCACACTGTGGAACTGGGTTTGGGTTTATGTTTCAGAAAAATTGCACTCATGCCAGCTGTGCAAGAAGGAAAAACGCAAAAGAATACACGTCTCATCGGAGCTGTAATTTTCGGTTCGGACCAGGGACTTGTAGGTCAGTTTAATGATATAATTACCGATTATGCTGTCAAGGAACTGAAAGCTTTGCCAGGTAAAGCTCAGGTCTGGGCTGTAGGAGAGCGTGTTTATTCGCGCCTTGAAGATGAAGACTTACCGCTTGTTGGACTTTATAATGTGCCAAACTCGGTTAAGGCCATTACCCCACTTATAGCGCAAATTCTTGTGGAAAATGAGAAACTACGCAGCCAGGATGAAGATGCCGAACTTTATCTTTATTATAACCGCCATAAAACCAGAGTTACCTACGAGCCAGTTAGCCAGCGATTGCTGCCATTTGATGAAACCTGGAGAGATGACCTGGTTAAACTTTCCTGGCCGACTGAAAACTTACTTCCTGAGGTAATGGGTGATATCAAAGAGACCTTACGGGCACTCATCAGCGAATACCTTTTCGTTTCGCTTTTCAGGGCATGCGCTGAGTCACTTGCAAGTGAAAATGCCAGTCGATTGGCAGCAATGCAGCGTGCCGATAAAAATATTGACGACTTGCTTGATAATCTCAGTGGAGAATATTACCGTGTGCGCCAGAGCGGCATTGATGAAGAGCTGTTTGAAGTCGTGTCAGGTTTTGAAGCTCTGTCCAGATCGCACAGGTCTATACAGTGA
- a CDS encoding DMT family transporter encodes MPVQKNSLNPYLEVVTGSIIYGTIGVFLDKIQEMSTGSILFSRLFFGLCIIFIYLLFNRGLGQLKPHKKKRYLLLLGLLNAITGICYFSSIRYSGVSVAVLLLYTAPVYVSLFAPSVLGEHRNSNSLLPLLLATAGVLLIARPGEILGHSGPEFQKGLLFGLLSGLSFGVNIITIRYLRNDYSGISQTFWLTGISLLFMLPSALSTPIAAFVKNFDILFLFGLTITFAAVIYLRGISGIRAQTGSILALVEPVSGIFFDVTVLKNPLYISTFLGCLFILTAAYVISRRDGLGLK; translated from the coding sequence ATGCCAGTACAGAAAAATTCTTTAAATCCATACTTGGAAGTTGTAACTGGCAGCATAATTTACGGCACTATAGGAGTTTTTCTGGATAAAATTCAGGAGATGTCAACCGGATCTATCCTTTTCTCCAGGCTTTTCTTTGGTCTCTGCATTATTTTTATTTATTTGCTGTTCAATAGAGGACTCGGACAGCTTAAACCCCATAAGAAAAAAAGATACCTTCTTCTCCTGGGCCTTTTGAATGCGATAACAGGAATTTGTTATTTTTCCTCCATCCGGTACAGTGGAGTTTCGGTAGCTGTCCTTCTGCTCTATACAGCTCCGGTGTATGTTAGTTTATTTGCTCCGTCAGTTCTCGGAGAACACAGAAACAGTAACAGTTTACTACCTCTTTTGCTTGCAACTGCAGGTGTTTTACTGATCGCACGTCCAGGTGAAATTCTTGGACATTCAGGTCCTGAGTTCCAGAAAGGCCTTCTTTTCGGGTTACTGTCAGGTCTGTCATTCGGTGTAAACATAATAACAATCCGGTATCTTAGAAATGATTATTCCGGAATATCCCAAACCTTCTGGCTAACAGGAATAAGCCTTCTCTTTATGCTACCGTCCGCACTCTCCACACCCATTGCTGCTTTCGTTAAAAACTTTGACATCCTGTTTCTCTTCGGCTTAACTATTACGTTCGCTGCTGTAATTTACCTTAGAGGAATCTCAGGAATCAGGGCTCAGACAGGAAGTATTCTTGCCCTTGTCGAACCCGTTTCCGGAATTTTCTTTGACGTTACTGTTCTGAAAAACCCGCTCTATATTTCGACCTTTCTTGGGTGCCTTTTTATTCTCACAGCAGCTTATGTAATAAGTAGAAGGGATGGATTAGGCCTGAAATAG
- a CDS encoding ATP synthase subunit B: MPLIDWFTVIAQVINFLILVWLLKRFLYKPILNAVDAREKKVADELKNADAKEAEAQKEKDEFKQKNEEFDQQRNALFNKAKEDAKAERQRLFEQARKEASDLKAKQQEALRNEEQNLSQEIGRRTRQEVFNIARKVLTDLAGTSLEERTVDVFVQKLHSLKDDEKKQLASALSASSGQVLIRTAFDLPQAQRDSVKKTIKETLGIEIQPRFETAPDLVSGIELTTDGEKVAWSIADYLSSLQKSIDDLIKEKTASEARAEPQTKNNKPRLENEPETEQEPETETHKPKSKTESEVETKPETDYNKPESRKEPEAKQESGAEQKHAAEQESSEQQFGAKSGAKSESVAKQETNSKPEPI, from the coding sequence ATGCCGCTGATCGATTGGTTCACTGTCATTGCGCAGGTAATCAACTTCCTCATCCTTGTATGGTTATTGAAACGTTTTCTTTACAAACCGATACTTAATGCAGTGGATGCGCGTGAGAAGAAAGTAGCAGATGAACTTAAGAATGCGGATGCGAAAGAAGCAGAAGCACAAAAAGAGAAAGACGAGTTTAAGCAAAAGAACGAGGAGTTTGACCAGCAGCGTAATGCCCTGTTTAACAAGGCAAAAGAAGATGCAAAAGCTGAACGTCAGCGGCTTTTCGAACAGGCAAGGAAGGAAGCTTCGGATTTGAAGGCAAAACAACAGGAGGCATTAAGGAACGAAGAACAGAACTTAAGTCAGGAAATTGGCCGTCGGACCCGGCAGGAAGTTTTTAACATAGCGCGAAAAGTACTGACCGATCTGGCTGGAACCAGCCTGGAAGAACGCACAGTTGATGTATTTGTCCAAAAGCTGCACAGCCTGAAAGATGATGAAAAAAAACAGTTAGCTTCAGCGCTTAGTGCCTCATCGGGTCAGGTGCTCATTCGTACTGCGTTTGACCTTCCACAAGCACAGCGTGATTCGGTCAAAAAGACGATTAAAGAAACTCTTGGTATAGAAATTCAACCCAGGTTTGAGACTGCACCTGACCTTGTCAGTGGCATCGAACTAACCACAGACGGAGAAAAAGTAGCGTGGAGCATTGCAGATTATCTTTCATCACTTCAAAAAAGTATAGATGATCTGATAAAAGAAAAAACTGCGAGTGAAGCCAGAGCTGAGCCTCAAACGAAAAATAACAAACCCAGGCTTGAAAACGAACCTGAGACTGAACAGGAGCCTGAAACCGAGACTCATAAACCCAAATCAAAAACCGAATCCGAAGTCGAAACCAAACCAGAAACTGACTATAATAAACCCGAGTCGAGAAAAGAGCCAGAGGCTAAACAGGAATCCGGTGCAGAACAAAAACATGCAGCAGAACAGGAATCTTCTGAACAACAGTTTGGAGCTAAGTCTGGAGCTAAGTCCGAATCCGTGGCCAAGCAGGAGACAAATTCCAAACCAGAGCCAATATAA
- a CDS encoding MM0924 family protein, whose translation MKQEFIEKYYLGKEVEIDIGGNTTYRGIAAECNDGVLSLKWTIKEEGYTHIDIEKIAAMWRTLRK comes from the coding sequence ATGAAGCAGGAATTCATTGAGAAGTATTATCTGGGCAAAGAAGTTGAAATTGATATCGGGGGAAATACCACATACAGAGGAATTGCTGCCGAGTGTAATGACGGAGTCCTCAGCCTTAAGTGGACTATAAAAGAAGAAGGCTACACACATATCGATATCGAGAAAATTGCTGCAATGTGGAGAACACTGAGAAAATAA
- a CDS encoding F0F1 ATP synthase subunit C, translating into MALDTYTTIIAVASIVTSGITIGIGVIGPAIGEGRSVATALSSMAQQPDASATITRTLFVGLAMIESLAIYCFVVSMILIFANPFWSRALT; encoded by the coding sequence ATGGCTTTGGACACTTATACAACCATAATTGCGGTGGCATCAATTGTCACCTCCGGTATCACAATAGGTATCGGAGTTATAGGGCCAGCAATTGGTGAGGGGCGTTCGGTCGCAACAGCACTGAGTTCTATGGCACAGCAGCCCGATGCTTCCGCAACAATAACCAGAACTTTGTTTGTAGGACTGGCAATGATTGAGTCTCTGGCAATCTACTGTTTTGTGGTTTCTATGATTCTTATCTTCGCTAATCCGTTCTGGAGCCGTGCACTTACCTGA
- a CDS encoding universal stress protein — MEAINFKKIMVATDGSACSGLVAEKGIELARLSGGKIYAVYVVSTDYLAPINGDSFPMSVDPYWESIHEAWKKQGHKAVNSVKNLGEKKGINVEPVLLEGNPSEELIRYAEEEKMDIIVMGTLGKTGLDKLLLGSVAEKMVRHSKVPVMVVRDNCKL; from the coding sequence ATGGAAGCTATTAATTTTAAGAAAATAATGGTTGCAACCGATGGTTCGGCCTGCTCCGGGCTGGTTGCTGAAAAAGGGATTGAACTTGCCCGGTTGAGTGGAGGAAAGATTTATGCAGTCTATGTGGTATCAACGGATTATCTGGCTCCTATAAATGGGGATTCCTTTCCCATGAGTGTGGATCCTTACTGGGAATCAATACATGAGGCATGGAAAAAACAGGGACATAAAGCTGTAAACTCTGTAAAAAACCTGGGAGAAAAGAAAGGAATCAATGTGGAGCCCGTCCTTCTTGAAGGCAACCCCTCGGAAGAACTGATCCGGTATGCCGAAGAGGAAAAAATGGATATTATCGTTATGGGCACTCTTGGAAAAACAGGACTGGACAAGCTGCTTCTTGGCAGCGTTGCAGAAAAGATGGTCCGTCACTCAAAGGTTCCGGTTATGGTCGTAAGGGATAACTGTAAATTATGA
- a CDS encoding nitroreductase family protein: MIVNETLKIIKQRRSIRSFKDEQIKEEELQAVLEAGLYAPNAGDQAWHFTVIQDKKLLNKLNIVAKEAAKHHNLGHLKELGTDEIFNCLYGAPTLIIVSGNEQSPIPLDADCAAATQNLLLAAESIGLGS; encoded by the coding sequence ATGATTGTCAATGAAACTTTAAAAATCATTAAACAACGCAGGAGTATCAGAAGCTTCAAAGATGAACAGATCAAAGAGGAAGAATTACAGGCTGTACTGGAAGCAGGGCTATACGCTCCTAATGCTGGGGATCAGGCATGGCATTTTACAGTAATTCAAGACAAAAAATTACTGAACAAACTGAATATCGTAGCTAAAGAAGCCGCAAAACATCACAATCTGGGACATTTAAAGGAACTAGGAACTGATGAGATATTCAATTGTTTGTATGGTGCACCGACACTTATCATTGTCTCTGGCAATGAACAGTCACCCATACCTCTTGACGCAGATTGTGCCGCCGCTACTCAGAACTTGCTACTAGCCGCAGAGTCAATTGGGCTGGGGTCATAG